The Rhododendron vialii isolate Sample 1 chromosome 8a, ASM3025357v1 genome has a window encoding:
- the LOC131335550 gene encoding putative RING-H2 finger protein ATL49 yields MKGEVAEHFNITEASKMIVIVVFVGVPIASLFNVYPKSLLSLALLMLHHHHRRQALHHPHHYHGNFDVEDQETQEDTGLGVVETGCVVCLCPVSPDDEFRVLSCDHGFHDHCIETWLQSCSTCPLCRTPVTDFYPSSERHQQQQHFYDAVLSCFFSQLFVTPNSELMSAFIENSNNSRP; encoded by the coding sequence ATGAAAGGGGAAGTAGCAGAACACTTCAATATTACCGAAGCTAGCAAGATGATTGTcattgttgtttttgttggggTGCCTATTGCGTCGTTGTTCAATGTTTATCCCAAGTCCTTGTTGTCGCTTGCTCTATTGatgctccaccaccaccaccgccgccaggCCCTCCACCACCCTCATCACTACCACGGCAATTTTGACGTGGAAGATCAAGAAACACAAGAGGATACTGGACTTGGGGTAGTAGAAACCGGTTGTGTGGTGTGCCTTTGTCCTGTTTCTCCTGACGATGAATTCCGGGTTTTGTCCTGTGATCACGGTTTTCATGATCATTGCATCGAGACCTGGTTGCAATCTTGTTCGACATGCCCTCTTTGTAGAACTCCAGTCACGGATTTTTATCCTTCTAGTGAGCGTCATCAACAGCAGCAGCATTTTTATGATGCTGTTCTCTCTTGTTTTTTCTCTCAGCTTTTCGTCACTCCTAACTCTGAGCTCATGTCGGCTTTTATCGAAAATTCTAATAACTCCCGCCCGTAA
- the LOC131335552 gene encoding uncharacterized protein LOC131335552 codes for MEFEASKQTMKKSPRYQQYEGGDYGFDPQVDFLQFLEEARKNTSKDNYDDTTQYPEEAQNRQSDEVKKNRKSWKKSLFSWWKAGKKSNSCMVAPTSNSYIPKPKRSLSASGPMSGSGGSNSCRFRRQTSGPLKSIFHLTNDEEDELPYMCLDKLDNPHSVQSYGPVYLVT; via the exons ATGGAATTTGAAGCATCAAAg CAAACGATGAAGAAATCTCCAAGATACCAGCAATATGAAGGTGGGGATTATGGTTTTGATCCCCAGGTGGATTTTTTACAG TTCTTGGAAGAAGCAAGAAAGAACACAAGCAAAGACAATTATGATGACACAACACAATATCCAGAAGAAGCTCAGAACAGACAATCAGATGAAGtgaaaaagaacagaaaatcaTGGAAGAAGTCCCTCTTTTCATGGTGGAAAGCTGGAAAGAAGAGCAATTCATGCATGGTGGCACCAACTAGTAATTCTTACATTCCAAAGCCAAAACGCAGCCTTTCTGCCTCTGGTCCGATGAGTGGGAGTGGAGGCAGCAACAGTTGCCGGTTCAGGCGTCAAACATCCGGGCCTCTCAAGAGTATCTTCCACTTGACAAATGATGAGGAGGATGAGCTACCGTATATGTGCCTTGACAAGCTTGATAACCCCCACAGTGTTCAGTCCTATGGGCCTGTTTACTTGGTAACGTAG
- the LOC131335551 gene encoding uncharacterized protein LOC131335551 isoform X1, which produces MEIRFPKSKDFKSSSSLSLSLRIRPALTQLSHRLPQQPKTASAAAALPSLFFFLFLFSDYKNLSLSPCIFSTSLINSSGSIIIECSESFRQTEKPIANLKMGQSVKPISSPVPDEWYPTLAIFMLAIGRIVTTSFFRWYIWGLSFYGPEALTSQLHPMMLGPNNIGSLQPHPVSTPSI; this is translated from the exons ATGGAAATCCGATTTCCAAAAtccaaagatttcaaatcctcctcctctctctctctctctctacgaatACGGCCGGCCCTCACGCAGCTTAGCCACCGCCTCCCTCAACAACCAAAGACGGCCAGCGCCGCCGCCgctctcccctctctctttttttttttgtttttattttctgattacaaaaacctctctctctctccctgcatCTTCTCTACAAGCCTCATCAACTCCTCCGGGAGTATAATCATTGAGTGTTCAGAGTCTTTCAGACAAACAGAAAAGCCGATCGCAAATCTGAAAATG GGTCAATCAGTGAAACCCATATCGAGCCCGGTCCCCGACGAGTGGTACCCAACCCTAGCCATCTTCATGCTCGCGATCGGCCGCATCGTCACCACTTCTTTCTTCAG ATGGTATATTTGGGGATTAAGCTTCTACGGGCCGGAAGCTCTAACGAGCCAACTACACCCAATGATGTTGGGACCCAATAACATTGGGAGCCTCCAACCTCACCCAGTCTCCACTCCCAG TATTTGA
- the LOC131335551 gene encoding uncharacterized protein LOC131335551 isoform X2, whose amino-acid sequence MEIRFPKSKDFKSSSSLSLSLRIRPALTQLSHRLPQQPKTASAAAALPSLFFFLFLFSDYKNLSLSPCIFSTSLINSSGSIIIECSESFRQTEKPIANLKMGQSVKPISSPVPDEWYPTLAIFMLAIGRIVTTSFFRPRNYIIVKDS is encoded by the exons ATGGAAATCCGATTTCCAAAAtccaaagatttcaaatcctcctcctctctctctctctctctacgaatACGGCCGGCCCTCACGCAGCTTAGCCACCGCCTCCCTCAACAACCAAAGACGGCCAGCGCCGCCGCCgctctcccctctctctttttttttttgtttttattttctgattacaaaaacctctctctctctccctgcatCTTCTCTACAAGCCTCATCAACTCCTCCGGGAGTATAATCATTGAGTGTTCAGAGTCTTTCAGACAAACAGAAAAGCCGATCGCAAATCTGAAAATG GGTCAATCAGTGAAACCCATATCGAGCCCGGTCCCCGACGAGTGGTACCCAACCCTAGCCATCTTCATGCTCGCGATCGGCCGCATCGTCACCACTTCTTTCTTCAG GCCTCGCAACTACATTATAGTGAAAGACAGTTAG